The Coleofasciculus chthonoplastes PCC 7420 DNA window TGTGAACCAAGCAACCATGTACCCGTTTTTTATTTTGCCATCCCAAGGTTAGAAGTAGGTAATTTTTTTGGTCTTCACTAATAATTAATCGTCTTTGTAAATTTCCGTAAGCATAGGGTATTTGAAAATAATCGTGGAGAATGTCATAAATAATTTGATGGTAGTTATTTAGGGTATCCATCGCACTATTGCCTCCTTCACCGAATCAAACACAATTAAATTCAAACGTTTATTTTCTAACAAAATTCCGCCAATAGGTTCTTCAAAAATATC harbors:
- a CDS encoding XisI protein, with the translated sequence MDTLNNYHQIIYDILHDYFQIPYAYGNLQRRLIISEDQKNYLLLTLGWQNKKRVHGCLVHIEIINDKIWIHRDGTEDGIANDLIAAGIPKDKIVLGFHPPDVRPYTEFAVQ